From a region of the Panicum virgatum strain AP13 chromosome 2K, P.virgatum_v5, whole genome shotgun sequence genome:
- the LOC120668059 gene encoding zinc finger BED domain-containing protein RICESLEEPER 2-like: MVLVIATILDPRHKFDFPDFFYEKVCENFVDIDLSKNMAKDWLGKYFRKYEEVIRRNDTSLGPQVDVSNSMASYLPVLIQGKRKIHREFAQFRSQRRGSWVQKLELDAYLEESPVREDENFEILTWWKTNSNKYPVLSAMARDVLAIPLSTVSFESAFSLGGRILSDNRSSMTPQTLEALICCKDWLYKYPTNEVQGQIMRS, encoded by the coding sequence ATGGTCCTTGTTATTGCTACCATCCTTGATCCAAGACACAAATTTGATTTTCCAGACTTCTTCTATGAAAAAGTATGTGAGAATTTTGTTGACATTGACTTGAGCAAAAATATGGCTAAAGATTGGTTGGGTAAATACTTTAGAAAGTATGAAGAGGTTATAAGAAGAAATGATACAAGTTTAGGACCTCAAGTTGATGTGTCTAACAGCATGGCGAGCTATTTACCAGTGCTAATTCAAGGCAAGAGAAAAATTCACCGGGAATTTGCTCAGTTTAGGTCTCAGAGAAGAGGGAGCTGGGTACAAAAATTAGAATTGGATGCCTATTTGGAAGAATCACCAGTTAGAGAAgatgaaaattttgaaatcttGACCTGGTGGAAGACAAACTCCAACAAGTACCCTGTGTTGTCAGCTATGGCACGTGATGTTCTAGCTATTCCACTAAGCACCGTTTCTTTTGAATCCGCATTCAGCTTGGGTGGTCGGATTCTTAGTGACAATCGAAGCTCGATGACGCCACAAACTCTTGAAGCCCTGATTTGCTGCAAAGATTGGTTGTACAAATATCCAACCAATGAAG